A genomic stretch from Pararhizobium sp. IMCC21322 includes:
- a CDS encoding autotransporter assembly complex family protein, whose translation MVPAVPAPAYALELFGKCLFGACKSDGSADSDLIDPKEYEAELTILPTEDKDIASAVEGASELLRGSGTPIGGSAGLLARAKGDYRRIQAALYNEAHYGGGISIKVNGREAADIPAGTRVPDVSTVDVVVTPGNKFSFKDSIVMNPAPAPTDRKDVVDLPADRGFADGEPARAKVVRLAGELSREAWRQQGYPKARVSKQTVTAVHPEDYLRVYLWMAEGPYAVYGDVSVEGTERMDPEFVRYMAGLIKGKEFDPDDLEKARKRLERLGVFSLQRIEEAPEVLSDGSLPITIRTSEKKTRRIGIGATLSTIDGAGVQAYWLHRNLFGKAERLRIDAQIAGFGNTVNYDEIDYLLGAQFTKPGVFNPDTDLKLGLTAKREVNDTYTETSVSGEATLTHYYSDELTFTGGLFAEFGEYTDTFGTRQLFTTGILAEATFDNRDNKLEPTNGFYADLKARPFYEWEFESAGLHLELEGRTYLALGSKKTVLAGRVKLGSLAGIAVTEAPPDLLFFTGGGGSVRGYGYKNIGVNEPDGSISGGRSLLEGSLELRQRITESFGAVAFVDVGTVGAESTIDFSEDIKVGVGAGIRYYTGLGAIRLDVAVPLDPDKDDPDFGIYVGIGQAF comes from the coding sequence ATGGTGCCGGCAGTGCCTGCGCCTGCTTATGCGCTGGAATTGTTCGGCAAATGTTTGTTCGGTGCCTGCAAGAGCGATGGTTCAGCAGACAGCGATCTGATTGACCCGAAGGAATATGAAGCCGAGCTCACCATCCTGCCTACGGAAGACAAAGACATTGCCAGCGCTGTTGAAGGCGCTTCCGAGCTGCTGCGCGGCAGTGGAACGCCCATCGGGGGCTCTGCAGGGCTGCTTGCCCGCGCCAAGGGTGATTATCGCCGCATTCAGGCCGCGCTTTATAATGAAGCGCATTATGGCGGTGGCATATCGATTAAGGTCAATGGCCGTGAGGCAGCTGACATTCCCGCCGGCACCCGGGTGCCGGATGTGTCGACCGTAGATGTTGTGGTGACACCCGGCAACAAATTCAGCTTTAAAGACAGCATTGTCATGAACCCGGCACCGGCGCCGACCGACCGGAAAGATGTTGTTGATCTGCCCGCAGATCGCGGCTTTGCAGACGGAGAACCGGCGCGTGCAAAAGTGGTTCGCCTGGCGGGTGAGTTGTCGCGCGAAGCATGGCGGCAGCAGGGTTATCCAAAGGCGCGCGTTTCAAAACAAACGGTTACGGCCGTGCACCCGGAGGATTATCTGCGCGTCTATCTATGGATGGCTGAAGGTCCTTATGCCGTCTATGGCGATGTCTCCGTTGAAGGCACCGAGCGCATGGACCCCGAGTTTGTGCGCTATATGGCAGGCCTTATCAAAGGCAAGGAATTCGATCCTGATGATCTGGAAAAGGCGCGCAAGCGTCTGGAGCGACTGGGCGTCTTTTCTCTGCAGAGAATTGAAGAAGCGCCAGAAGTTCTGTCAGATGGCAGCCTTCCGATCACCATCAGAACCAGCGAAAAGAAGACACGCCGCATTGGTATTGGCGCAACCCTGTCCACCATCGACGGGGCAGGCGTGCAAGCCTATTGGCTGCATCGCAATTTATTCGGAAAGGCTGAACGCTTGCGGATTGACGCGCAAATTGCCGGCTTCGGCAATACGGTCAATTACGACGAAATCGATTACCTTCTTGGGGCCCAGTTCACCAAACCCGGTGTCTTCAATCCGGATACGGATCTGAAACTTGGTCTGACTGCCAAGCGGGAAGTCAACGACACCTATACCGAGACATCTGTCTCCGGCGAGGCCACGCTGACACATTACTATTCCGATGAACTTACGTTTACCGGCGGATTATTTGCTGAATTTGGCGAGTATACGGACACGTTCGGAACGCGCCAACTGTTTACGACGGGCATTCTCGCAGAAGCCACTTTTGACAATCGCGACAACAAGCTGGAGCCAACCAACGGGTTCTATGCGGACCTGAAGGCCCGACCCTTTTACGAATGGGAATTTGAAAGCGCTGGCCTGCATCTGGAATTGGAAGGCCGCACCTATCTGGCGCTTGGCAGCAAGAAAACGGTTCTGGCCGGACGCGTCAAACTGGGCTCTTTAGCTGGCATTGCCGTGACCGAAGCTCCGCCCGATCTGCTGTTCTTCACCGGCGGTGGCGGTTCGGTGCGTGGTTATGGCTACAAGAATATCGGCGTGAACGAGCCGGACGGCTCGATCTCCGGTGGTCGCTCACTGCTTGAGGGCTCTCTTGAACTGCGCCAGCGTATCACCGAAAGCTTTGGAGCGGTTGCCTTTGTCGATGTCGGCACGGTCGGCGCGGAAAGCACGATAGATTTTTCAGAAGACATCAAAGTCGGCGTGGGCGCAGGGATACGCTATTACACCGGCCTTGGTGCTATCCGGCTGGATGTGGCGGTGCCGCTCGATCCGGATAAGGACGACCCGGACTTTGGTATTTATGTCGGCATTGGACAGGCGTTTTGA